The proteins below come from a single Bryobacter aggregatus MPL3 genomic window:
- a CDS encoding purine-nucleoside phosphorylase translates to MTETIAALKSRLSALPEVAIVLGSGLGPFAEEVEDAVVIPYEEIPGWPRSTAVGHAGKLVFGTVAGRRVAVMSGRAHLYEGHPIEKVVLGVRVLAQLGARKVILTNAAGGINLSFSRGALVLMTDHINLQGANPLSGPNDDSLGPRFPDMTFAYAPRFRALALEHAKRLGIPLHQGVYAALAGPSYETPAEIRYLRIIGADLVGMSTVPEVIALNHMGAEVLGISCVTNMAAGVTKEKINHEEVIETGNQVRGQFIRLLQSIIPSL, encoded by the coding sequence ATGACCGAAACCATTGCTGCTCTGAAATCGCGGCTCTCTGCGTTGCCGGAAGTCGCAATCGTCCTGGGCTCCGGACTGGGTCCGTTTGCCGAGGAAGTCGAAGATGCCGTTGTCATTCCCTACGAAGAAATTCCCGGCTGGCCTCGATCGACGGCTGTGGGCCATGCGGGAAAATTGGTTTTTGGAACCGTCGCAGGCCGTAGAGTTGCGGTGATGTCGGGGAGAGCTCATCTTTATGAAGGGCATCCGATCGAGAAAGTAGTTCTTGGGGTGCGCGTTCTTGCACAATTGGGTGCGCGCAAGGTGATCCTGACAAACGCGGCGGGTGGCATCAATCTATCCTTCTCCCGGGGCGCGCTGGTTCTGATGACGGACCACATCAATCTCCAGGGAGCCAATCCTCTGAGTGGGCCAAATGACGATTCGCTGGGGCCACGTTTCCCGGACATGACTTTCGCTTATGCGCCCCGGTTTCGGGCTCTTGCTCTTGAGCACGCAAAGCGCCTGGGGATTCCGTTGCACCAGGGCGTCTATGCGGCACTAGCTGGACCCAGCTATGAGACTCCCGCTGAGATCCGCTATCTGCGGATCATTGGCGCAGATCTGGTGGGCATGTCCACGGTACCTGAGGTGATCGCGCTCAACCACATGGGCGCCGAAGTTCTTGGGATCTCTTGTGTCACAAACATGGCGGCTGGTGTCACCAAGGAAAAGATCAATCACGAAGAGGTCATCGAGACCGGCAATCAGGTGCGTGGGCAGTTTATCCGCTTGCTGCAATCGATCATCCCCAGCCTATGA
- a CDS encoding NupC/NupG family nucleoside CNT transporter has product MIGLLGLVLILALCYLVSSKRDAIKPRLLFWGLGLQFGFAILVLKTPVGHAFQAASGAVNALLKYSEEGAAFLFGDKLGKASPEFGVIFAFQVLPIVIFIASLFSVLYYAGVMQVVIRIMAQVMRRTMGGSGAESTNVAASIFMGQTEAPLTIKPFLPNLTESELFTIMTSGMAHVSGAVMAAYVKFAGVSIEHLLTAVIMTAPATIMLAKMIVPETGTPETAGNVKLEVEKPGINVIDAAARGAGDGLRLALNIGAMLIAFLSLIALVNGCLGAVGLPTLQQLLGYVFAPVAWLLGVAWNDCQTIGQFLGTRLVLNEFVAFIELGKVKDQLDPRSFTIATFALCGFANLSSIAIQVGGMGALMPKRSSDIARLGLKAVMAGTLANFMSACIAGILL; this is encoded by the coding sequence ATGATTGGCCTGCTCGGCCTGGTTCTCATCCTGGCTCTCTGCTATCTCGTGTCGTCCAAACGCGACGCAATCAAACCGAGGCTCCTCTTTTGGGGCCTCGGTTTGCAATTTGGATTCGCCATTTTGGTGTTGAAAACCCCAGTGGGACATGCGTTCCAAGCTGCGTCCGGTGCCGTGAACGCGCTGCTGAAGTATTCGGAGGAAGGAGCAGCCTTCCTTTTTGGCGACAAGCTCGGAAAGGCGAGCCCTGAATTCGGTGTGATCTTTGCCTTTCAGGTCTTGCCGATTGTCATCTTTATTGCGAGCCTCTTCTCGGTGCTTTACTATGCCGGTGTGATGCAAGTGGTGATTCGCATCATGGCTCAGGTGATGCGCCGCACCATGGGCGGCTCTGGCGCTGAATCCACGAACGTCGCGGCCTCAATTTTTATGGGGCAAACGGAAGCTCCGCTTACGATCAAACCCTTTTTGCCGAATTTGACCGAGAGCGAACTTTTCACGATCATGACCAGCGGTATGGCCCATGTCTCTGGCGCAGTGATGGCGGCTTATGTGAAGTTTGCCGGGGTCTCGATCGAACATCTGCTGACCGCCGTCATCATGACCGCCCCTGCCACGATCATGTTGGCGAAAATGATCGTTCCCGAGACGGGCACTCCCGAGACGGCTGGCAATGTCAAATTGGAAGTGGAGAAGCCGGGCATCAATGTCATCGATGCTGCAGCGCGCGGCGCGGGCGATGGCCTCAGGCTGGCGCTCAATATCGGGGCGATGCTCATCGCCTTTCTCAGCCTGATCGCGCTGGTGAATGGCTGCCTGGGGGCGGTTGGCTTGCCGACACTCCAACAACTGCTTGGATATGTCTTTGCGCCGGTTGCCTGGCTGTTGGGCGTGGCCTGGAATGATTGCCAGACGATTGGGCAGTTCCTCGGCACGCGTCTGGTGTTGAACGAATTCGTTGCCTTTATCGAACTTGGCAAAGTGAAGGATCAACTCGATCCACGCTCCTTCACGATCGCCACTTTTGCGCTCTGTGGTTTTGCGAATCTCAGCTCCATTGCCATCCAGGTGGGAGGGATGGGAGCCCTGATGCCGAAACGAAGTTCAGACATTGCCCGTCTTGGTCTCAAGGCGGTGATGGCCGGGACTCTGGCCAATTTCATGTCCGCCTGCATTGCTGGAATCTTGTTATGA
- a CDS encoding amidohydrolase family protein — translation MNSSPFHSISRRSFSLALAAPLVAAAPTRWILSAGTVLTMDKARRVLSDGAVAIEGNKIVEVGPRAEIEQRFRGARRVARPNSILIPGLINTHTHAAMSLLRGIADDKRLQDWLESYIFPAEAKNVSADFCYWGTLLACLEMSLGGTTTFTDMYYFEDDVARATRQAGMRGVLGQTVIGFPVADAKTPADALAQAEAFFKRCEKDPLIIPAIAPHALYTNTRETLQACRKLANQYKRPLLIHVSETKRENDDMRKQHSKSPTQTLAEWGIFDGTTVAAHCVWTDESDIATLAAKRVGIAHCPSSNMKLASGFAPVVPQLAAGIHVGLGTDGPAGSNNDFNLMEEMDLAAKLAKVHLMDPVALPATTALEMATLHGAQVIGMGDQLGALEAGRLADAVFVRTDVPNAVPSFDPYSTLVYASKAADVSDVFVNGQPIVREGKSLTLRSAEILAKARSYRQQISLSLKK, via the coding sequence GTGAACTCCTCCCCTTTCCATTCAATCAGTCGTCGCTCCTTTAGCCTCGCCCTGGCGGCGCCGCTGGTGGCGGCTGCGCCCACCCGCTGGATCCTGAGTGCTGGCACCGTCCTGACCATGGACAAGGCGCGGCGTGTGCTTTCTGACGGCGCCGTCGCGATTGAAGGCAACAAGATTGTGGAGGTCGGGCCTCGCGCGGAAATCGAACAGCGCTTTCGTGGCGCCAGGCGCGTTGCCCGGCCGAACTCCATTCTGATCCCTGGCCTGATCAATACGCACACGCATGCGGCCATGTCGCTGTTGCGCGGCATTGCCGACGACAAGCGCCTGCAGGACTGGCTGGAGAGCTATATCTTCCCTGCGGAAGCAAAGAACGTCTCCGCGGACTTCTGCTATTGGGGCACCTTGCTTGCCTGTCTTGAAATGTCGCTTGGTGGCACCACCACCTTCACCGACATGTACTACTTTGAGGACGATGTGGCCCGGGCGACGCGCCAGGCAGGCATGCGCGGTGTGCTCGGCCAAACGGTGATTGGCTTCCCGGTGGCGGATGCCAAAACGCCTGCCGATGCGCTCGCGCAGGCCGAAGCCTTCTTCAAGCGCTGTGAGAAGGATCCTCTGATCATTCCGGCGATCGCTCCACACGCGCTCTACACGAACACGCGCGAAACGCTGCAGGCTTGCCGCAAGCTTGCCAATCAGTACAAGCGTCCTCTGCTCATCCACGTCTCAGAAACCAAACGTGAGAACGACGACATGAGGAAGCAGCATTCGAAGAGTCCGACTCAGACTCTCGCCGAATGGGGTATCTTCGATGGCACCACGGTCGCGGCGCATTGCGTCTGGACGGACGAGTCAGACATTGCGACCCTCGCCGCCAAGCGAGTGGGGATCGCACACTGCCCGTCGTCGAATATGAAGCTCGCCAGTGGCTTTGCGCCAGTAGTGCCGCAACTTGCCGCAGGAATTCACGTTGGCCTTGGTACCGACGGACCTGCCGGCTCCAACAACGATTTCAATCTGATGGAGGAGATGGATCTGGCTGCAAAGCTGGCAAAGGTCCATCTTATGGATCCTGTTGCGCTTCCTGCCACCACCGCACTGGAGATGGCGACACTCCATGGCGCCCAGGTGATCGGCATGGGAGACCAGCTGGGCGCACTTGAAGCCGGCCGTCTGGCCGACGCGGTCTTCGTCCGTACTGATGTTCCGAATGCCGTTCCCAGTTTCGATCCCTATTCCACTCTGGTCTACGCCTCAAAGGCTGCTGACGTGAGCGATGTCTTTGTGAATGGACAGCCGATCGTACGAGAGGGGAAGTCCCTGACGCTGCGGTCTGCGGAAATTCTAGCCAAGGCGCGCAGCTACCGGCAGCAGATTTCTCTATCCCTAAAAAAATAG
- the cdd gene encoding cytidine deaminase has product MTLQQQARQAQRAAYAPYSHFKVGCAVETADGEIYTGCNVENASYGATLCAERVAITKAVSDGHRKFRRIAVATDAPNPAPPCGQCRQVMAEFCDPDVEVILCGANEIESSHSFGELLPFPFNQSSLL; this is encoded by the coding sequence ATGACTCTGCAGCAACAGGCCCGTCAGGCGCAGCGCGCCGCCTATGCACCTTACTCCCACTTCAAGGTGGGATGTGCGGTGGAGACGGCTGATGGCGAAATCTACACGGGTTGCAATGTGGAGAACGCCAGCTATGGTGCAACCTTGTGCGCTGAGCGGGTGGCGATAACCAAGGCGGTTTCAGATGGCCATCGTAAGTTCCGCCGCATTGCAGTGGCGACCGATGCTCCGAATCCGGCCCCCCCTTGCGGCCAGTGCCGTCAGGTGATGGCTGAATTCTGCGATCCTGATGTCGAAGTGATCCTCTGTGGTGCCAACGAAATTGAAAGCAGTCATAGCTTTGGTGAACTCCTCCCCTTTCCATTCAATCAGTCGTCGCTCCTTTAG
- a CDS encoding GNAT family N-acetyltransferase: MCWIRPFADGIAELKRLFVSPTVRGSGLSRRLLLQAVEEARRRSYRDTIVMKMPSAMALYRALGFEEVATVGGKTRPDLVDMELDLWAFPPVDGKAD, translated from the coding sequence ATGTGTTGGATTCGCCCCTTTGCCGATGGAATTGCCGAATTGAAGAGGCTCTTTGTGTCGCCCACGGTGCGCGGCTCCGGATTGAGTCGAAGATTGCTGCTCCAAGCGGTTGAGGAGGCCCGGCGCCGGAGCTATCGCGATACGATCGTCATGAAAATGCCCAGCGCTATGGCTCTTTACCGAGCGCTGGGCTTCGAAGAGGTCGCAACCGTCGGAGGGAAAACTCGGCCGGATCTCGTCGATATGGAACTCGATTTATGGGCGTTCCCTCCGGTTGACGGCAAGGCCGATTAG
- a CDS encoding DegT/DnrJ/EryC1/StrS family aminotransferase yields the protein MTEPIKVWWNEYGFMVQDRVGTMDEVILSVLAPAEVVAGIAWQGLEPVFADLDPETMSLTTRTVTNQVTVYTKAVLVTPNVGVLGNWETLGAVTEPRGISLQVEGEGIQGKWERIAPGVEGMGDGLLRIDRQLIYGGAEAFAELLGDYLIDAKALPEWRGKDRDYPGMASLKSTALRVADWRTHLQTIKKCAVSGARQQSFQFDLLPKPATSARPAKRRAVRASLAG from the coding sequence GTGACAGAGCCGATCAAGGTGTGGTGGAATGAGTACGGCTTCATGGTGCAAGACAGAGTGGGAACGATGGACGAGGTCATACTTTCAGTACTGGCCCCGGCTGAGGTGGTTGCAGGAATCGCATGGCAGGGTTTGGAACCCGTCTTCGCAGATCTGGACCCGGAAACAATGAGTTTGACGACGCGGACGGTCACCAATCAGGTCACCGTCTACACAAAGGCGGTGCTCGTCACACCGAATGTGGGTGTATTGGGGAACTGGGAAACGCTCGGCGCGGTTACAGAGCCGCGCGGCATTTCGCTTCAAGTGGAAGGCGAAGGCATTCAGGGTAAGTGGGAACGCATTGCGCCCGGCGTCGAAGGCATGGGCGATGGCCTGCTTCGCATTGACCGGCAATTGATCTACGGCGGCGCCGAGGCTTTTGCAGAACTGCTTGGCGACTATCTGATCGATGCCAAGGCGCTTCCGGAATGGCGCGGCAAGGATCGGGACTACCCCGGCATGGCCAGTTTGAAATCAACCGCACTACGCGTTGCCGATTGGCGCACGCATCTGCAAACGATCAAGAAATGCGCAGTCTCTGGCGCGCGCCAGCAAAGCTTCCAATTCGATCTGTTGCCCAAGCCGGCAACCTCGGCACGCCCCGCAAAGCGCCGTGCCGTACGCGCCAGTCTCGCCGGTTAG
- a CDS encoding GNAT family N-acetyltransferase, which translates to MIEVRPLSSLADFTEAVDLQRTIWGFADLELLPVRLFVVASKVGGQIFGAFDQGRMVAFLLAIPGLKSGGGYYLHSHMMGVLSEYRNAGIGRLLKLKQKEEALSRGITLIEWTFDPLEVKNAFFNIERLGAVVRRYVLNQYGTTTSDLHGGLPTDRCVAEWYLAEKIERPAEAARIVVPMAIQDWKKSDPARARQAQAAISDQFQEHFRAGLAVFGFERSETQGTYILGKWHS; encoded by the coding sequence ATGATTGAAGTCCGCCCGCTGAGCTCTCTGGCTGACTTCACGGAGGCGGTCGATCTACAGCGCACAATCTGGGGTTTTGCAGACCTCGAACTGCTGCCGGTGCGTCTCTTTGTGGTGGCCAGCAAAGTGGGCGGGCAAATCTTTGGAGCCTTCGATCAGGGCCGTATGGTCGCGTTTTTACTCGCCATTCCCGGGCTCAAGTCCGGAGGCGGCTATTATCTGCACAGCCACATGATGGGGGTGTTGAGCGAATACCGCAACGCCGGAATCGGCCGCCTGTTGAAGTTGAAACAAAAGGAAGAGGCGCTCTCCCGGGGCATCACTCTCATTGAATGGACCTTCGATCCGCTCGAGGTGAAGAACGCCTTCTTCAATATTGAGCGGCTGGGCGCCGTGGTGCGCCGCTACGTTCTCAACCAGTACGGCACCACCACCAGCGATCTGCACGGTGGGCTTCCCACAGACCGGTGCGTCGCCGAATGGTATCTGGCCGAAAAGATCGAACGTCCTGCGGAGGCCGCGCGCATCGTGGTTCCTATGGCGATTCAGGATTGGAAGAAGTCTGACCCGGCGCGCGCTCGCCAGGCGCAGGCTGCCATCAGCGATCAGTTCCAGGAGCATTTTCGCGCTGGGCTCGCTGTATTTGGTTTTGAGCGCAGTGAGACACAAGGGACTTACATCTTAGGCAAATGGCATTCGTAA
- the mazG gene encoding nucleoside triphosphate pyrophosphohydrolase encodes MGSEAGTSFQQLVDIMARLRAPDGCPWDREQDFDSIKRHTIEETYEVIDAIERKDFPNLCEELGDLILQPVFYAQMAAEAGHFNIDDTLRSINEKLIRRHPHIFGDGQADTAEDVKTKWDEIKAAEKGTRDSGLLDSVNRAQPALMESIEISKKAAKAGFEWENYDDVLAKLREELDELAEARQSGNAADIEGEIGDLLFTVVNLARWAKVDPEQALRHTNTKFRKRFGHVEARLREQEKPIETASLEEMEAFWQEAKQS; translated from the coding sequence GTGGGTTCAGAGGCTGGCACTTCCTTCCAACAATTAGTTGATATTATGGCGCGTCTTCGTGCGCCTGATGGTTGTCCGTGGGACCGTGAGCAGGACTTCGACAGTATTAAGCGTCATACGATCGAAGAGACTTACGAAGTGATCGATGCGATCGAGCGCAAGGACTTTCCCAACCTTTGTGAAGAGTTAGGGGATTTGATTTTGCAGCCGGTCTTTTATGCGCAAATGGCCGCCGAGGCAGGGCATTTCAACATTGACGATACGCTGCGGAGCATCAATGAGAAGCTGATTCGCCGTCATCCGCACATCTTTGGCGACGGGCAGGCGGACACTGCCGAGGACGTCAAAACAAAATGGGATGAGATCAAAGCGGCAGAGAAGGGAACTCGCGACAGCGGCCTTCTCGACAGTGTGAATCGCGCGCAGCCGGCGCTGATGGAGTCGATCGAGATCTCAAAGAAAGCTGCGAAGGCGGGCTTTGAATGGGAGAACTACGACGATGTTCTCGCCAAACTCCGCGAGGAGTTGGACGAACTCGCCGAGGCCCGGCAAAGCGGCAATGCTGCGGACATCGAAGGCGAGATCGGCGACCTCCTGTTCACTGTGGTCAATCTGGCCCGCTGGGCAAAAGTGGATCCGGAACAGGCGCTGCGTCATACCAACACGAAGTTCCGCAAACGTTTTGGCCATGTAGAAGCTCGATTGCGGGAACAGGAGAAACCCATTGAGACCGCCTCTCTCGAAGAGATGGAAGCTTTCTGGCAAGAGGCCAAGCAATCATGA
- a CDS encoding thymidine phosphorylase has product MRVPELIQRKRDGEELSQEELAFFVEGYNRGEIPDYQMAAFLMAVYFKGLTEPETDHLTAIMMASGQTLDLSSIPGIKVDKHSTGGVGDKTSLIAAPIAAAAGVVVPMISGRSLGHTGGTLDKLESIPGFNVNLTIEQFKNQLTEHKLAFIGQTDEIAPVDGKLYSLRDVTATVESVPLIASSIMSKKLAVGLDALVLDVKVGAGAFMKKQIDARRLAQLMVGIGRRMDKKVQALITDMNQPLGFAVGNALEVMEVSQTLQNSGPIDLTRLSLELAARMIFLAKITPTLEAARELAQSKLLDGSGYKKFKEVIIAQGGNPAVLDRFDLLPNATGMREIVTPRAGYVSAIDAEGVGKAVVLIGGGRSKITDTIDHAVGIILEVKVGQKVDAGAVLCRLYHTSENNLEEAAEIVEDSFRISSNPPEQREILLEVVG; this is encoded by the coding sequence ATGCGTGTCCCCGAACTTATACAGCGTAAGCGCGACGGCGAAGAACTAAGCCAAGAAGAGCTGGCCTTTTTCGTCGAAGGCTACAACCGGGGTGAAATTCCCGATTACCAAATGGCCGCTTTTTTGATGGCCGTCTATTTCAAAGGACTTACCGAGCCCGAAACAGATCATCTCACTGCGATCATGATGGCCTCCGGTCAGACGCTCGATCTCTCGAGCATCCCCGGAATCAAGGTCGACAAACACTCCACGGGTGGTGTCGGCGATAAAACCAGTCTGATTGCGGCGCCCATTGCAGCCGCGGCTGGTGTTGTCGTTCCGATGATCAGTGGACGTTCGCTTGGGCATACCGGCGGGACGCTTGACAAGTTGGAGTCCATCCCGGGCTTTAACGTCAATCTCACCATCGAACAGTTCAAGAACCAGTTGACTGAGCATAAGCTGGCCTTCATTGGCCAGACCGACGAAATCGCTCCGGTGGACGGCAAGTTGTACAGCTTGCGCGACGTCACGGCGACTGTCGAGTCGGTGCCGTTGATTGCCAGTTCGATCATGTCGAAGAAGCTAGCCGTCGGCCTCGATGCGCTGGTTCTCGATGTCAAAGTAGGCGCTGGCGCCTTCATGAAGAAGCAGATCGACGCTCGTCGTCTGGCTCAGCTCATGGTTGGCATCGGACGCCGGATGGACAAGAAGGTGCAGGCGCTGATCACCGACATGAATCAGCCTCTCGGCTTTGCGGTCGGCAACGCGCTCGAAGTGATGGAAGTCTCGCAGACCCTGCAGAATTCCGGTCCGATCGATCTCACCCGTCTGAGCCTGGAGTTGGCCGCACGCATGATCTTCCTCGCGAAGATCACGCCGACTCTTGAAGCCGCTCGTGAGCTGGCGCAGTCCAAGCTTCTCGATGGATCCGGTTATAAGAAGTTCAAGGAAGTGATCATTGCCCAGGGTGGAAACCCGGCCGTTCTTGATCGCTTCGACCTGCTGCCGAATGCGACCGGAATGCGCGAAATCGTAACCCCCCGCGCCGGCTATGTCAGTGCGATCGATGCCGAAGGCGTCGGCAAGGCCGTGGTTCTCATCGGCGGTGGCCGCAGCAAGATCACCGACACCATCGATCATGCCGTCGGCATCATCCTTGAGGTGAAGGTCGGTCAGAAGGTGGATGCAGGCGCCGTTCTTTGCCGCCTCTATCACACCAGCGAAAACAACCTGGAAGAAGCGGCGGAAATCGTGGAAGACAGCTTCCGCATTTCTTCCAATCCTCCAGAGCAGCGTGAGATCCTCCTTGAAGTAGTAGGCTAA
- a CDS encoding PEP-CTERM sorting domain-containing protein codes for MQCRTSPLALAVISALCLARPASATILNEYTNKASWAAVTTGTVTENFNQPGTNYSATAAGVTLGAVNYTGYYNDTVDKRYYTYRWTPDAGYAMGDGGILMGGVDGATNVSGNGLYIDVSAVSGIRSVSFDYSALRFLQSSGAAAVYSTNPTPIILTFLLYETGSSSPVATRSLPVAPGSPGTNFYGFTTTANVSGVRLLINAPPGYDYNLILLDNFAYGQIAATGGNNGPVDPPPSGELPEPSTYLLCAVGLIGLAVNRRERP; via the coding sequence ATGCAATGTAGAACCTCCCCACTTGCTCTTGCGGTGATATCCGCCTTGTGTCTTGCTCGTCCCGCCAGCGCGACAATCTTGAATGAATACACCAACAAGGCCTCCTGGGCAGCTGTTACGACAGGTACGGTCACAGAGAACTTCAATCAGCCCGGCACAAATTACAGTGCTACGGCGGCTGGCGTCACGCTGGGGGCGGTGAACTACACCGGTTATTACAACGACACAGTGGACAAGCGCTATTACACCTACCGCTGGACTCCAGATGCAGGCTATGCCATGGGTGATGGAGGAATTCTAATGGGGGGAGTGGATGGCGCTACAAACGTAAGTGGGAATGGGCTGTACATTGACGTCAGTGCGGTGAGCGGCATCAGAAGCGTCAGTTTTGACTACTCTGCGCTGCGATTTTTACAAAGTTCGGGGGCGGCAGCTGTTTACTCGACAAATCCGACGCCCATCATCCTCACCTTCCTGCTGTATGAAACAGGTTCCAGTAGCCCGGTAGCAACGCGATCGCTGCCCGTGGCTCCCGGCTCGCCCGGTACGAATTTCTACGGCTTCACCACCACGGCAAATGTCAGCGGCGTCCGGCTGCTGATCAATGCTCCTCCCGGTTACGATTACAACCTGATTCTGCTCGACAACTTTGCCTACGGCCAAATCGCCGCTACGGGTGGAAACAATGGCCCGGTCGACCCTCCCCCCTCCGGTGAACTTCCCGAACCCTCCACCTACTTGCTCTGTGCCGTTGGGCTAATCGGCCTTGCCGTCAACCGGAGGGAACGCCCATAA
- the menC gene encoding o-succinylbenzoate synthase, with the protein MAFVIDQIKLRHIQMPLVHFFQTSFGRTYARDIVLVEVISGGVSGWGEVTAGENPFYNEEWTGSVWPLLRDYVAPRVIGQEFQAASEVAARSAHIRGHLMARGGLEAACWDLEARLKGIPLYKAIGGGAIKEIACGVSIGIQDSVDQLLGKIETELNAGYRRIKMKIAPGWDVEVIRAVRARFPKVLLTADANSAYTLADWELLAALDEFDLMMIEQPLAHDEIIDHAELQAKLKTPICLDECIRSAHQAEQAIRLGAGKIINIKLGRVGGFTEAIKVHDVCRAHGIPVWCGGMLESGIGRAHNIALSTLPNFILPGDVSASKRYWKQEVITTPVEVSAHGTITVSEGIGFGYGIDLAFLDSISIRRETINKP; encoded by the coding sequence ATGGCATTCGTAATTGATCAAATCAAGTTGCGGCATATCCAGATGCCGCTGGTGCACTTTTTCCAAACCAGCTTTGGCCGCACTTACGCGCGCGACATTGTTCTTGTCGAGGTGATCTCGGGCGGCGTCAGTGGCTGGGGCGAAGTCACTGCCGGTGAGAATCCGTTCTACAACGAAGAGTGGACCGGCTCGGTTTGGCCGCTGCTGCGCGATTATGTGGCTCCTCGCGTGATCGGCCAGGAGTTCCAGGCGGCGTCTGAAGTGGCGGCCCGTTCCGCCCACATCCGTGGCCACCTGATGGCGCGTGGAGGGTTGGAGGCTGCCTGCTGGGATCTTGAAGCTCGCCTGAAAGGCATCCCGTTGTACAAGGCCATCGGCGGCGGAGCAATCAAAGAGATTGCCTGTGGCGTCTCCATCGGCATCCAGGACAGCGTGGACCAATTGCTCGGCAAGATTGAAACAGAGCTGAACGCCGGTTACCGTCGCATCAAGATGAAGATCGCGCCCGGTTGGGATGTGGAAGTGATCCGTGCCGTTCGTGCACGCTTCCCCAAAGTTCTTCTAACGGCAGATGCGAATTCCGCCTACACTCTGGCGGACTGGGAGCTTCTGGCTGCGCTCGACGAGTTTGATCTGATGATGATCGAACAGCCACTGGCGCACGACGAGATCATCGACCACGCCGAACTCCAGGCCAAGCTGAAGACGCCCATCTGCCTCGACGAATGCATCCGCTCCGCACATCAAGCGGAGCAGGCGATTCGCTTAGGCGCCGGCAAGATCATTAATATTAAGCTGGGCCGCGTCGGTGGCTTTACTGAAGCGATCAAGGTTCATGATGTCTGCCGCGCGCACGGTATTCCGGTGTGGTGTGGCGGCATGCTTGAGTCGGGAATCGGCCGTGCACACAACATCGCATTGTCCACTCTGCCGAACTTCATTCTGCCTGGTGACGTGAGCGCCTCAAAGCGCTACTGGAAGCAGGAAGTGATCACCACGCCAGTGGAGGTCTCCGCGCACGGCACCATCACGGTGAGCGAAGGCATTGGCTTCGGCTACGGAATCGACCTTGCATTTCTCGACAGCATTAGCATCCGGCGGGAGACGATCAACAAGCCTTGA